Genomic segment of Gemmatimonas sp. UBA7669:
CCAAGGTCGGCCGCGCGTTCGCGATCGAGGCGGATGGACAGGGTGGGGCTGGCCTCTTCGCTCGAGGCTTCCATGTTTTCGAGGCCCGGCACACCACGCACGCGCTGCGCGACCTCGCGGCTCAGGCGCTGCAACTCGTCGAGATTGTCGCCCTGAATGGCCACGCTGAGGTCGGAGCCCGTGGACGAGGTGCGCAGACCACGAATGCGCGGCGGCCGCACCCCGACACGTGCACCGGCAAATCCGGCGTTGTTGATGGAATCCTGCAACTGCCGCACCCAGACGTCGGCCGACATGTCGCGCTCGCTCGGCGGCACGAGACGGATGTCCATGGACCCGCGCCCCGCGCGGTTGGATGTGGCGTTGCCAAACAGAAAACCGCCGGCGGTGCTGAACACGCTCTGCACATGCGGCATCGTGCCCACGATACGCTCGACCGCCAGCGTGACGTCGTTGGTTTGCTGCGGCGTGGCGCCGGGCGGCAGGCGAATGAACGCCCCCACCCCGCCGTCGTCCACCTGCGGCAGGAACTCGCTGCCCTGATCACGCACCAGCCAGGCCGCGCCAACCAGCGCGCCCATGGCAGTGCCAAGGACCACCCAGCGCCAAGGCAGCAGCTTCTGAGTCACCCGCCGATATCCCTGGCGAACGCGTGCCATGAGAGCGTCGAAGGCCACGAAGGGCCGCCAGGTATCGAGGCCGCTCTTGAAGCGGACTTTCGACAACTGCGCGGCCAACATGGGCACGAGGGTGAGCGCCGCAGCCAACGAGGCCGCAATGGCAAACGAAATCGTGAGAATGAGCTCACGGAAGATGAGCGCAGAGAGTCCACTCACGAGCAGGAAGGGCACCACCGCCGCAAGGTTGGTGGTGGTGGAGGCCACCACGGCACTGGTGACTTCCTGGGCGCCGATGTGCGCCGCTTCCACCGGATCGGTCACACCTTCCTCGTCTTTCTTGCGGAAGATGTTCTCGAGCATGACGATGGCATTGTCCACCAGCATGCCCACACCGAGGGCGAGTCCGCCCAGCGACATGATGTTGAGGGTGAGGTCGGCCATCCCCATGAGCACCAGCGTCGCCAGCACCGCTATGGGAATGGACAGACCGATCACCAGCGTCTTGCGCAGCGATTGCAGAAACAGCAGCACCACCAGCATGGCGAGGCCCGCGCCAAGAATGGCGGAGTCGCGCACACTGTTGACCGAGTTGCGAATGAATCCGGCCTGATTCTGGATGACTTCGTACTGAATGTCCTCCGGAATGAAGCGATTGCGCGCCAGTTCACGCAGACGGGCATCCACCTGATCGGCGGCTTCGACCGTGTTGCCATCGGGTTGCTTGCGAATGGAGACCTTGATGGCCGGCACGCCATTGAGGCGCGCCCAGAGACGCTGCTCCTGATGCGTGTCTTCGACCGTGGCCACGTCGGTGAGCGGAATCTGACGGCCACCACCCACAGGCAGCAGTACACCACGAATGTCTCCAACCGTGCGGAAGCGCCCCGAGGTCTTGCCCACCACTTCCTGATCAAGACCGGAAATGCGACCGGCGGCCACGTCCTGATTCTGCGTACGCAGGGAGTTGATGACCTGCGAGACGCTGAGGCCGTAGGCCTGCAATCGTTCCTGATCGAGCGTGACCTGCACCTCGCGGACGAGCCCCCCACTGATGTCGAGCGACGCCACGCCCTGCACCGTGAGCAGCTGCGGACGCAGGCGATCCTCGATCCAGGTGCGGAGGTCGGTCAGGTCGCGTGTGGGCGACGAAAACGCCACCTCGTAGATGGGCGCTTGTGTCGGATCGGACTTGCCGATGGTCGGCGCTGACGCCTCGATGGGCAGCTGTGAGCGTGCCCGATTGAGATTGGTGGCCGCGTTCTGCAGCGCAATGTCGATATCGGTGCCGTACGAAAAGTGCAGCTCGACACCCACGCTGCCTTCCTGAATGCTCGTTTGAATGAGCGTGAGATTCTCCGTGGTGGCGAGCGCCGCCTCGAGCGGTTTGGCGATGGTCTCTTCCATCACGCTCGGCTCGACACCGGGGTTGCTCACGCCCACGCGGATCTGCGGATACACAATGCGTGGCAGCAGATCGAGCGGCAGTCTCGACACAAACAGCCAACCCAGCACGAGGATCACGCTGGTCAGCGTGACCGTACCGATGGGTCGGCGGATGGACCAGCTGGCAATCCCGCGATGGCGTGGTGCGCTCATGGCACGTTGCCCACGGCCGGACGCTGGCCCACGGTCGACAGTGAGTCCCGCGGACGGGTTTCCACCGGCGCATCGGGCGCATTGGGTGACACGACACGCACTTCGCCGCCATCACGGAGGAACGTGGCACCAGCCACCACGACGGAGTCGCCCACCTTGAGGCCTTCCGTGATTTCCACGCGGCCCTCGAAGGTGGAGCCGCGTTGCACGTCGCGCCGCACGGCCTTGCCGCCCTGCACGACATACACCACCGCGCCACGCGGATTCTCCAGCACGGCAGTGATGGGCACCATGAGCAGATCAGTGCGCGGCGAAAGTGTGAACACCGCGCGCGCGAGATAGCCGGGCTTCACGTCGCGGGCGGCTGCCCCGTTGATGGCCACTTCCACCGGAACCAGACGCGTGGTGCTGTCGGCACTCGGGAAGATGCGACGAATGGAGCCGGTGATCTCGCGGCCCGGCAGGGCATCGAGACGCACGGCCACCTTGCCGCCTTCGCGCAACGAGGCAATCAGCAGCTCGGATACGGGCACGCGCACCACAAGCGTGGAGAGATCCGCCACGGAGAACAGACGCAGCTGCGGCGACGCCACATCACCCGGTTCGACGCGACGCTCGAGCACGACGCCATCGGCAGGCGCCGTGACGGTGGCAAATCCCCGACGCACGCGCAACTGATCGCGGGTCGAGCGTGCCGACGCGAGGGCGGCCTGTGCGGCTTCGTCTTCGGTTACGGTGATGACGCCCGCCGCTCGCAGCGTGGTCGAACGCGCTGCCGCCGACTCCGCCACCTTGAGGGCGACTTCGGCGCTTGCCAGTTGGGCGTCGACCTCGGGCACCGCGAGCCGCGCCAGCACCTGGCCGGCCCGCACACGATCGCCCTCTTCCACCGCCACGGACTCGAGCACGCCCGCCAACTGACTGACGACGCCAATCGTGCGCAGCGGTTCGACCAGGCCCGTCGTGGCCACGTCACGCGCCACGTCAGCGCGGCTCACCACCTCCACCTGTACGGGCTCCACGCGTGCACCGCGTCCGCGCCCGCCGCCGGGACCGCCGCCGCCAGGCCCCCCGCGCGCGCCATTGCTCGCCGCTCCCGCGCCGGGACCACCCGATGGTGGATTGTCCTTTGAACAGGCAGTGGCAGACGCGAGTGTGAGCGCCAGCAGCGCAAGCGACCCACAATGAACGGGCACGAAAGCAGATCTACGCATCAGGAACCGCGGAATCGAGTCGAGAATCAGTGGGCGGCCGGGACCGCTGCCCCATGGCTGCGCCCGCGGAAGCGAACTCCGGAAGCACGGCGCAGCAGCGCTGCGCGGAGAGACTGGCCGGAACCGGCCAATACCCTGTATACGCCCCGACACGGGCCGATGTTAACGCCGTGTCCCCGCCAAATGGCGCCTGTCCCGGGCTACAGACCGCCGTAGCAGACGTACTTGATCTCCTGAAACGCTTCCAAACCTTGCTTTGATCCCTCTCGCCCCATTCCCGACTGCTTGACCCCACCAAACGGGGCCACCGTGGTGCCAATGAGACTTTCGTTGACACCCACCATGCCGTACTCGAGTGCTTCAGCCACGCGCCAGCAGCGCGCCGCATTTTCGCTGTACACGTAGGCCGCCAGTCCATACGGCGTATCGTTCGCGCGTGCGAGGACGTCCGCCTCTGTTTCAAAACGCTGCACGGCCGCCACCGGTCCGAAAATCTCTTCCTGACTGATGCGCATGTCCGCACGCACGTCGGCAAGAACCGTGGGCTCGAACCAGCGCCCATCGTGCACCTGTCCGCCACACAGCAGTTGCGCACCGGCCTCCACCGCGTCGTGCACGAGCTGATACACCTTGTCGGTGGCTCGCTCGGAGATGAGCGGCCCCACCTGCACCGACGTGTCACGGGGTGGTCCGCTGCGCAGCGCCTGCACCGCCTGCGCAAGCTGCGCCACAAAGCGATCGTGCACACCCGCCTGCACAAACACACGATTGACACACACGCAGGTCTGGCCATTGTGGCGGAACTTGGCCGCCATCGTACCACGTACGGCGCGCTCGATGTCGGCGTCGTCAAACACCAGCACGGGTGCGTTGCCGCCCAGCTCGAGTGAAAGCTTGGTGAGGTGCTGCGCACTCTGCGCCACCAGCTGCTTGCCCACCGCAGTGGACCCGGTGAACGACACTTTGCGCACCCGCGCATCCTCGAAGAACACCGCGCCCATTTCTGCGTTGTGTGACGTGGGCAGCGTGCAGTACACCGCTGCCGGGATGCCCGCCTCGTGCGCCAATCGCTCGGCGTAGAGCGCCGTGAGCGGCGTTTCCGTGGCCGGCTTGATGATGACCGGACAACCTGCGGCGAGTGCAGGCGCCACTTTGCGCGTGATCATGGCCAGCGGGAAGTTCCAGGGCGTAATCGCCGCCACCACACCAATCGACTGCCGCAGCACCAGCAAGCGCCGATCGCGCGATGGCGACGGAATGATCTCGCCGTAGCTGCGCCTGGCCTCCTCGGCGAACCACTCCACGAACGACGCGGCATAGTCCACTTCGCCGAGACTTTCCGCGTGGACCTTTCCGGCCTCCCGCGTCATCAGATCGGCGAGCGGCCTCTTGTGGTCGAGCAGCGCGTCATGCCAGCGACGCAGCAGCCGCGCCCGATCGGCCGCCGGACGTTCACGCCACTCGCTCCAGGCCCCGTGCGCCCGCACAATGGCCGCCCGTGCATCGTCGGGCGTGTGATCGGTCACCATGTCCACCAGGGCACCGGTGGCAGGATCGTGCACGGGAAACGTCAGGCTGGCCATGCTCGGGAATGCAAGGGGTGGGAAGGCGTACGCTGACATGTTAGCGTGTGAGCAGCATGAACGCCGCGTCTCTCGTCCTGCCCCTCGACGTCTTCGGACGTCGTCGGCTCAAGGTGGCCTTTGTCGGCACACATGGTGTGGGCAAGACCACACTGTGTTTCGATCTCGCCGCGCAACTCAAGCGGCTCGACCTTGGCGTGGATCTCGTGAAGGAAGTGGCGCGTCGCTGCCCACTGCCCATCAACGAAGACACCACCTACGACGCACAGGCCTGGATTCTGCACACGCAGATTGCCGAAGAACTGGCGGCCGCTGCGCAGTACGAGGTGGTGGTGTGCGATCGCTCGGTGCTCGACAACTACGCGTACCTGGTGGCGCGACTGGGACGGCGCGAGGAGCTCGAGCCGCTGGTGCGCGAGTGGGTGTGCGGCTACCACGCGCTTTTCAAGGTGCCGGTGCTGCAGGCCCCACGCTTTGACGGCAAGCGCGCGGTAAGTCCGGCGTTTCAGCAGGAGATCGACGAGATCATTGACGACCTCGTGCGTGATTTTGCGGTCCCGGTGCATCATCTCGATCCCGGCGACCGCGATGGCTGGACGACACAGGCGCTCCTGCAGCTTGGACTGCCCACACAGCCACCGCAGATCGATTTGTTCGCGTCGCGCGAGTCGCTCGCGTAACAGCAGGACCCGTTCGGCGACGACTCATGCCGACGGCTTATGCCGACGGCGCAGCCGACTCTGCGAGCAGACGCAGGGTGCGGCCCCACGGGTCGGTGATCACCTGTTCCGTAGCGTCTGCCCTAAAGCCCGCGTCCTGCACCTGCGACAGTACGCGCTGCACATCAGCCGCGGTTGGCAGCACCACCTGCCACTCGGCCAATCGCGCGTCGAGCGGACCAGGTGACCCGGCGCCAGCCGCCCAGGTGTTCACTCCAAGATGGTGGTGGTAACCACCGGCCCCGAGAAACAGCGCGCCGGGATAGCGCCACACCATGCGTGTGAAACCCATGGCATCGGCGTAGAAGGCGCGTGCCTTGCCCAGATCACCCACATGTAGATGCAAGTGGCCCATGCGCGTGCCGCGCGGCATGCCCTGCCACGCGGTGTTGCCGGCCGAAGCCAACACGGACGGCATGTCGATGGGATCGGTCGCCATCATCAACTCACGTCCCAGTCGCTGCCATTGCTCACGCGGCCGATCGACGTACACCTCGATGCCAAGTCCATCCGGATCGGTGAGGTAGAGCGCCTCGGACACGAGATGATCGCTCGCGCCTGCCCGTGCACCGATCGCGGACAAGTGCCGGACAAAGCGGCCCAGTGACGCGCGATCGGGGAGCAGAATGGCGAAGTGATAGAGGCCGAGGCGGGAGCCGGGGCGAATGGGCGTGATGCCGGGTGCGGTGTCGAGTACCACCAGCGGCTCAAGGTCACCGGCAGCGCCGAGGGACAGTGGCTGGCCGGGAGCCGGGGGCTGGAGCGGAACGAGACCGAGCACTTGCTCGTACCAGGCCTGGGAACGGGCGAGGTCGGAGACGAGCAGACGCACGGGCCCGAGACGCAGCGCGTCGGGGAGCGGAGTGACCGCTGGCGCTTCGCCATAGCTGCCGGGGACAGCGGGCTGCGGGGCGCGGTTCGAGCCGAAGATGTCGGCGGTGGTGACGGACATATGAGAATGTTAGTTGTTTAACCGATAGTTGGCAAGCTCTTTAACTGCAGCGCTCCGTCCACTGTTCTGAGCCGTGGGCGATAGGTGGTGGGTTTGAGTGGATTGGCGTGTACATCGCGTGATCCGATGGATCGCGAGGTGCAGCGTCGGCACCACTCTCACCCAGAGCTCACAGCGCAAAGCCCACGGCGGTGGATGGCGAACCCGAACCCCTCCCCGCCGTACGGGTACCACAGCCAAACCCACACCATCACCTTTCACCCATGTCCCTGCTCCGCTTCCTCGCGCTCCTCGTCCTCCCGCTCCAACCCCCCGCCTCCGCCAAGCCCGACGTGGCCTTCATGCAAGGCATGATCGCCCATCATGCCCAGGCGCTGACCATGAGCGCGCTCGTGCCTGCGCGCTCAGAGCGACCGGAGCTGCTGGCGCTGGCGGAACGCATTGTCGTGTCGCAGCAGGACGAGATCGCCATCATGCAGTCCTGGTTGCGCGAGCGAAAGCAGACTGTACCGCAGGTATCGGACGCCGCACATGCCGCACACCGCGCGCCCGGCCACAGTGCACATGACATGCCGGGCATGTTGTCGGCGGCGCAAATGGATTCGCTCACGGCGGCCACTGGTGCGCCGTTTGAGCGGCTGTTCCTGCGCTACATGATTCAGCATCACGATGGCGCTTTGCGCATGGTGGCCGATCTGCTGGCCACGCAGGGTGGTGCGCGCGACCCGCAGGTGTTTCAGTTTGCCTCCGACGTGGACACCGATCAGCGCGCCGAAATCCGTCGCATGCGCGCGCTGCTCGATCGGCTGCCGTCCGGCACTCCCTGATGTTCCCCGTCGGGCCGGCGGGCTCGATGCAGGTTCTTTCCTGATCACTTCACGACACGACACGCATGATTCGTTCGACCGTTCGTCATCGCGCGCTGCTCGCCGCGACCTCGCTGGCCGCGTCTTCACTGGCCCTGTTCGCCACGCCCGCAGAGGCGCAGGACCCGCGCGTCGGCCTCAAGGTCGGCTTCCAGGATGCCGGTGAAGCCATTCGCCATCTCACGCTGGTGTCGCACACCCCCAAGCAGGATGGCTGGTTCAATCCCAACAACCTGGGTGACTTCGGTTTCGCCAACTCCGACCTGGCCTTCCAGAAGAATCTCGTGTTCCAGGGTGGGTGGCACGGCTGGCAGGCCTGGGACATCAGCAACCCCA
This window contains:
- a CDS encoding efflux RND transporter permease subunit, which produces MSAPRHRGIASWSIRRPIGTVTLTSVILVLGWLFVSRLPLDLLPRIVYPQIRVGVSNPGVEPSVMEETIAKPLEAALATTENLTLIQTSIQEGSVGVELHFSYGTDIDIALQNAATNLNRARSQLPIEASAPTIGKSDPTQAPIYEVAFSSPTRDLTDLRTWIEDRLRPQLLTVQGVASLDISGGLVREVQVTLDQERLQAYGLSVSQVINSLRTQNQDVAAGRISGLDQEVVGKTSGRFRTVGDIRGVLLPVGGGRQIPLTDVATVEDTHQEQRLWARLNGVPAIKVSIRKQPDGNTVEAADQVDARLRELARNRFIPEDIQYEVIQNQAGFIRNSVNSVRDSAILGAGLAMLVVLLFLQSLRKTLVIGLSIPIAVLATLVLMGMADLTLNIMSLGGLALGVGMLVDNAIVMLENIFRKKDEEGVTDPVEAAHIGAQEVTSAVVASTTTNLAAVVPFLLVSGLSALIFRELILTISFAIAASLAAALTLVPMLAAQLSKVRFKSGLDTWRPFVAFDALMARVRQGYRRVTQKLLPWRWVVLGTAMGALVGAAWLVRDQGSEFLPQVDDGGVGAFIRLPPGATPQQTNDVTLAVERIVGTMPHVQSVFSTAGGFLFGNATSNRAGRGSMDIRLVPPSERDMSADVWVRQLQDSINNAGFAGARVGVRPPRIRGLRTSSTGSDLSVAIQGDNLDELQRLSREVAQRVRGVPGLENMEASSEEASPTLSIRLDRERAADLGLDVATVGQTIRTALDGTVATRYAVGNREIDVRVMLPRGRFASPEDIGTVALFPPQRAGNAPVMLRDVADVRTELGPTDINRENQIRRLRISGDVITTVASPGVVADSVRARLADLEIPDGYAVLVGGEEEAIEENNRQLLLVVALAVFLVFVVLATQYESMLNPFVILLAIPLSLIGVGVALWATGAPLSAPVMLGVILLAGIVVNNAILLVEYIEEYRALGTPMEQAVVDAGAVRLRPILMTTMTTLLGMLPLALGIGEGSELMQPLAITVIGGLSVSTLLTLFVVPCAYLIVHGIGDRLKLFLTGRQPVAGGAVGMAPEFEAGD
- a CDS encoding efflux RND transporter periplasmic adaptor subunit, yielding MPVHCGSLALLALTLASATACSKDNPPSGGPGAGAASNGARGGPGGGGPGGGRGRGARVEPVQVEVVSRADVARDVATTGLVEPLRTIGVVSQLAGVLESVAVEEGDRVRAGQVLARLAVPEVDAQLASAEVALKVAESAAARSTTLRAAGVITVTEDEAAQAALASARSTRDQLRVRRGFATVTAPADGVVLERRVEPGDVASPQLRLFSVADLSTLVVRVPVSELLIASLREGGKVAVRLDALPGREITGSIRRIFPSADSTTRLVPVEVAINGAAARDVKPGYLARAVFTLSPRTDLLMVPITAVLENPRGAVVYVVQGGKAVRRDVQRGSTFEGRVEITEGLKVGDSVVVAGATFLRDGGEVRVVSPNAPDAPVETRPRDSLSTVGQRPAVGNVP
- a CDS encoding NAD-dependent succinate-semialdehyde dehydrogenase, with product MASLTFPVHDPATGALVDMVTDHTPDDARAAIVRAHGAWSEWRERPAADRARLLRRWHDALLDHKRPLADLMTREAGKVHAESLGEVDYAASFVEWFAEEARRSYGEIIPSPSRDRRLLVLRQSIGVVAAITPWNFPLAMITRKVAPALAAGCPVIIKPATETPLTALYAERLAHEAGIPAAVYCTLPTSHNAEMGAVFFEDARVRKVSFTGSTAVGKQLVAQSAQHLTKLSLELGGNAPVLVFDDADIERAVRGTMAAKFRHNGQTCVCVNRVFVQAGVHDRFVAQLAQAVQALRSGPPRDTSVQVGPLISERATDKVYQLVHDAVEAGAQLLCGGQVHDGRWFEPTVLADVRADMRISQEEIFGPVAAVQRFETEADVLARANDTPYGLAAYVYSENAARCWRVAEALEYGMVGVNESLIGTTVAPFGGVKQSGMGREGSKQGLEAFQEIKYVCYGGL
- a CDS encoding ATP-binding protein, which codes for MNAASLVLPLDVFGRRRLKVAFVGTHGVGKTTLCFDLAAQLKRLDLGVDLVKEVARRCPLPINEDTTYDAQAWILHTQIAEELAAAAQYEVVVCDRSVLDNYAYLVARLGRREELEPLVREWVCGYHALFKVPVLQAPRFDGKRAVSPAFQQEIDEIIDDLVRDFAVPVHHLDPGDRDGWTTQALLQLGLPTQPPQIDLFASRESLA
- a CDS encoding VOC family protein; the protein is MSVTTADIFGSNRAPQPAVPGSYGEAPAVTPLPDALRLGPVRLLVSDLARSQAWYEQVLGLVPLQPPAPGQPLSLGAAGDLEPLVVLDTAPGITPIRPGSRLGLYHFAILLPDRASLGRFVRHLSAIGARAGASDHLVSEALYLTDPDGLGIEVYVDRPREQWQRLGRELMMATDPIDMPSVLASAGNTAWQGMPRGTRMGHLHLHVGDLGKARAFYADAMGFTRMVWRYPGALFLGAGGYHHHLGVNTWAAGAGSPGPLDARLAEWQVVLPTAADVQRVLSQVQDAGFRADATEQVITDPWGRTLRLLAESAAPSA
- a CDS encoding DUF305 domain-containing protein, giving the protein MSLLRFLALLVLPLQPPASAKPDVAFMQGMIAHHAQALTMSALVPARSERPELLALAERIVVSQQDEIAIMQSWLRERKQTVPQVSDAAHAAHRAPGHSAHDMPGMLSAAQMDSLTAATGAPFERLFLRYMIQHHDGALRMVADLLATQGGARDPQVFQFASDVDTDQRAEIRRMRALLDRLPSGTP